In Bacteroides sp., the DNA window GTTGCGATGCAGCACATTTTCCTGGCCTCCTACCCGGATGGAAAGCGCGAAGTGATCAAATCGTCTATGCTGGATTTCGGCACCCTTGAAACCGACACAGCCATTGCCCGAACGGTTGCTCTCCCGGCCGCCGTAGGCGTTGAGATGATCCTGAAAAACGAAATCAGTGTAAAAGGCGTTCATATTCCAGTGATTCCACAGATTTATCAGCCCATCCTCGATGCCCTGGAAAAAATGAATATCCGTATGGTCGAAGAATTTGGGTTGCCTGAAACTGACATCATCTAATTTCAAAGACTTTAAAAAAAACCGCTTCAACCCGTATTTTGAAGCGGTTTTTTTTTCAATAAAGCTAAATCGTTTTAGCAATTGTTTATTTTTGCAAAGCAACAATCCGCTAATTGTCCAAAATACACTTTCACAATAAAGGAACAAACCAAAAACAAGAAACATGGCAAAAAATAAAAGTTTCCCGATCTTCCTGGCATTTTTGTGTATGGGTTTCGGCGATGCTGTAGGCCCTTTTGTCGGACTGGCAAAGGTACAGTTCAGTCTTTCCAATTTTGAAGCCCAGATCATTGCCTTCATGGGTTTCATCATGTTTGGGATTTTATCGGTCCCCATGGGCATCTTCCAGGACCGGAAAGGCAAAAAAACCGTATTGATGTTAGGTTTGATCCTGGCCCTTGTGGGCCTGGTAATCCCACTCTTTGGCCTGTCCAGCTACGGCTTGTTCCTGCTGACCATCCTTCTGCTTGGCGCTGGGGCAGCCATTCTCCAGGTAGCAGGCAACCCTATCATGCGCGATGTGTCGCCCGAAGGGAAATACGCTCGCAATCTTACCCTCGGGCAATTCATCAAAGCCATAGGCTCCCTGTCGGGATCGCTTATTCCTTTTGCCGCCGCCAAATGGTTCGGGTTGGACTGGAAGATCCTTTTCCCCATTTACAGTGCTGCATTGCTGCTCACGCTGGTTATCATCGGGCTTACCCGCATTGAAGAAAAGAAAGCGCTGGATGCTACCCCGGCAAGTTTCTCCTCTTCCCTATCCCTTTTAAAGAATCCATTCATTGCCATGATGGTGTTGGGTATTTTCCTGTATGTCGGGGCAGAAGTCTCAATCAGCTCAGGAACGCCCATCCTGCTCAGCAATAAATTCAACATTGATTTGCAGACCTGGGGTTTATTGGGTAATGCCTTTTTCTTTATCTCGATCCTGATCGGGCGGTTTTTAGGTTCTGTCATTCTGAACTACCTTCAACCAAAGCGCTTTTTGCTCATTTCTGCTTTGTTATCCTTAACGGGCCTTGTGCTGATGCTCTCGCCGCTTCAGAACCTGGTAATTCTTGGTATTCTGTTTACCGGCCTCGGGTTTGGTAATATTTTCCCACTGATCTTTTCGATCACGGTTGATGCAATGCCCGAAAGGAGCAATGAGATCTCAGGGCTTATGGTTACAGCCATTGTTGGCGGGGCTATCATTCCGCCGCTTATGGGTCTGGTTGCTGACAATACCTCCGTGACCATTGGTTTGCTGGTTCCCCTGGCTGCCATCTTGTATATTCTTTACACGGCATTCTATGTTTCCCGAAAAATTCAATCCGCCTGATGGACTTTATCAATGACAAGCGAATCGTACTGACCCTTGACGGTGGAGGAACCAATTTCGTTTTCTCAGCCATACAGGGGAACCGTGAGATTATAAGGCCTATCACCCATCCTTCTCACGGTCATGATCTTCAGCGCTGCCTAGAAACCATTTTGAAGGGATTTAAGGAAGCCAGCCAGCAACTTGATCAAAAACCTGATGCCATCAGTTTTGCCTTTCCTGGCCCAACAGATTATCCCAATGGCATCATCGGCGACCTGGAAAACCTGCCGGGTTTTCGGGGAGGTGTAGCCCTTGGACCTATGCTGGAAGAAACCTTCCAGGTCCCGGTTTACATTAACAACGATGGCGACCTGTTTGCATATGGCGAGGCTATTTCCGGGTTTTTACCCATGGTGAACCAAATGTTGCGAAAAGCCGGCAGCACCCGTCAGTACAAAAATCTGATCGGGATCACCCTGGGTACAGGGTTTGGTGCAGGGCTGGTGCGAAACAATGAACTTATCATTGGCGACAATGGTGCAGCAGGCGAAATCTGGGTGGTGCGCAGTAAAATTCACCCTCACTCCTTCTCAGAAGAATGTGTCAGCATCCGTGCAATCAAAAGGGTGTATGGCGAACACTGCCCCGACTGCGCCGCACAAGACCTCTCACCCAAGGACATTTTTGAAATTGCCAAGGGGGAAAGATCAGGACATCAGGAGGCTGCCAGGGAGTCGTTCAGGCAGATGGGCGAGTCTATTGGGGAAGCACTGGCTTCCGCCCTGACGCTATTTGATGGTCTGGTAGTGATTGGGGGTGGCCTTGCCAATGCCTGGCCCTTGTTCCTCCCCGAAACCATTAGGGAGTTAAACAGCACCATTGAGAAACTGGACGGACGCAAGGTTGGACGCATGGAGATTAGCGCTTATAACCTTGAGGATGAATCGCATACCCAGGAATTCATTGCCGGTAAAGTAAGCCGGATCAAAGTGCCCTTCTCTGAAAAAACCGTTTTCTATGATTCATTAAAGAGAACCGGAATAGGCATCACACGTTTGGGTACCAGCAAAGCCGTATCAATTGGCGCATATGCCTTTGCCCTCAATGAAATTGACAAGATGAAGGTAACGGAAGCCTAAGTTCTCTAAAAATGAAACAGTGCGACAGCACTGCATTTTTAGGCCTCTTCCCTTAAAAAGGAAAGCCGGTTTTGGGATGATTTGAGGAAAAAGTAAAAAATCAGGCTAAAGATAAAGGCGATAACCCAAAAGTCTATCTTAAGGTCAGGCAATCCCTTCCGGATGGAATCCTGAAGGAAATCGAACAGAAACAATACGGAAAAAACCGCCAGCAGGCCGGTTTTTTCTTTTTTCAGTACTTTCTTCAAGTTAAATTTCAATGCGGGCTTTTCCCAGTTCCTAAACCGAGGAATAAAAGCAGGGGTTCTTCTTGCCCATTCCAGGTATACTTCCCCAAATTTCTGACGCAAGTATTGCTCCTCAGCAAACATAATCCTTTCGTAATATACCCAGTAAAGCAAAATAAACGTCAGGATAAACCAAACATTCATTGTAAGCACAGCAACGCCAAGCCACATAAAAAAGTTCCCAACGTATAGCGGATGCCTGACTGCAGAATAGATTCCGGTAGTATTTACCTCATCGGCAACCTGCTTAGCTGTATTGCGTCCTGAAGTGTTCTTGGCAGAGTGACCAACGGTGTACGCCCTGATGGAAAATCCCAGCAGGCAAAAAAACAGGGCCAGAATCTGATCATAGCGGTCAAACCAAAGCGGTGGTTCTCCCAAAGATATTCTCAAGTATTCGGAAAAAACAAAAAAGATTAATCCTGCCACCAGGATGAAAATTGGAAGCGTTCCTCGATGACGGAACAGAAAGATGCCTTGCTGTTCCATTTCTTCTATTAATGCCATAACGATCCAGCAATTTTTGAGTGGAGCATGCAAAAATACAAAAGGATTACGATCCTTTTATTTATCGTGGATAAAAAAATAAAATTATGATAAAATCAACCTGAATTTTTTCCAGCAATACATGGTTTGAACAATTGGTGAGATATAGCGTTGGATAAAGTATACTGCAAATTACGAATTGTTTTACTTTACCAATTCCCATTATAAGGTCATTTTTTTACTAAATCAAAATCAGCATTATTATGGAAAACCTTGGATTAGAAGGCGGCAACCTGAGTAACATAATGGAAATGATTAACTCTTTCCTGGTGACTTACGGATTGAAACTTATTGGTGCCATTGCGGCGCTTATCATTGGTTTCTGGCTCATCAAAAAGTTTAGCAAATTCCTTCAAAAAACATTTGAAAAGAGAGAAATGGAAGCTTCGCTTGCTTCATTTCTCCGCACATTTATTACAATCGCTTTAAAAGTACTTGTGGTCATAAGCATCCTTGGAATGGTTGGCATTCAAATGACCTCGTTCATTGCCATTATTGGAGCGGTAGGACTTGCTGTGGGATTAGCCTTATCAGGTACCCTTCAAAATTTCGCCGGAGGAGTCATCCTCCTCTTGCTGAAACCCTTTAAAGCCGGAGATTTCATTGAAGCACAGGGATTCCTTGGCAGTGTACAAGAAGTCCAGATATTTAATACCATCCTGAATACACCTGATAACAAAAGAATAATCATCCCCAATGGCCCCCTTTCTACAGGCCCCATGACCAATTACAGTGCATTACCCACCCGGAGAGTTGACTGGGTTTTTGGCATTGGCTACGGAGACAGTTTCCCGAAAGCAAAAGAGGTGTTGTCAAAATTGATTTCCAATGACAGCAGGATTCTGAAGGACCCTGAACCAGCTATTGTGCTTTCTTCCCTGAGTGACAGCAGTGTAGACATAACAGTAAGGGCTTGGGTTAACGGAGCCGATTACTGGGCAGTTTTCTTTGAAATGCAGGAAAAAGTGTATGACGTTTTTGCCAAGGAAGGAATCAATATTCCTTTCCCGCAAATGGATGTTCATTTGCACCAGCAGAAATAAAAACCTTCAATAAAGCAGAAACCCCCTTCCTGCTCCCCATATGGGATAAAGGAAGGGGGTTTTCTTTTGAACCCTTTTCTCTGAAAAAAAACAGTGCATTAATTAGCGAACCATTCCCTCCATCGATTTCTTGAGCTCGCGAGCATGGCCAAGGAATTCATCAACGCTCATTTCGCGCAGGAAAATCAAACCGTGCGTTGCCCTGATCTTGGGATGGGGGTTCAGGTAAAAATAATTCTTACCTAGCAACAGCTGGATATCTTTTAGTTGTTCGACCCAAATCTTCTGTGCAAGGTCACTGAATTTCCCATTCAGCTCATAACTTGGGAAGGATGCATCCACCTGACTCACATAACAATGTGTAAAAGCCTCATTCATTGCCGCCATGGCATTTAGGGAAACAGGAAAAACGACATTGGCTTCAGCGGGATGAAAGCGGTACCATACATTCCTGTATCCCCACACCCGGAGTTTGCTCAGGTCAGCTTCCTTTTTCCAAAGACGCAGTGCTTCTGCAGTAGCCTGAAGTACCTTATAGTGTGTATCGGGGCCACTGCCCTCCGGGTCAAAGGTAAGACTCAGCACTGTTGGTTTCAGCTCACGGAACATCTCAAGGATGGGTTGCACGTCGCGCTCCTGTTCAGGCTGTTCGGTGAAAATATCACCCTGATAAAAGCCCAGGCGGAGGTGACGAACATTTTTCACCTGCAATCCGTAATGTGCCCAAACAAGTTCTTCTTCAAACTCTCTGATCATACCTTTCAGCTGCTGAATTTTGGGAGGATTTTTCTCTCCGTCATAGCTGTTTCTCAGGATCGTCAGAACCTCATTGATGACATCCCTGAGTTGTTCTGTACTCTTAATATTGTAAATGTGGACCAGAGCCCGAACA includes these proteins:
- a CDS encoding MFS transporter; translation: MAKNKSFPIFLAFLCMGFGDAVGPFVGLAKVQFSLSNFEAQIIAFMGFIMFGILSVPMGIFQDRKGKKTVLMLGLILALVGLVIPLFGLSSYGLFLLTILLLGAGAAILQVAGNPIMRDVSPEGKYARNLTLGQFIKAIGSLSGSLIPFAAAKWFGLDWKILFPIYSAALLLTLVIIGLTRIEEKKALDATPASFSSSLSLLKNPFIAMMVLGIFLYVGAEVSISSGTPILLSNKFNIDLQTWGLLGNAFFFISILIGRFLGSVILNYLQPKRFLLISALLSLTGLVLMLSPLQNLVILGILFTGLGFGNIFPLIFSITVDAMPERSNEISGLMVTAIVGGAIIPPLMGLVADNTSVTIGLLVPLAAILYILYTAFYVSRKIQSA
- a CDS encoding ROK family protein, translated to MDFINDKRIVLTLDGGGTNFVFSAIQGNREIIRPITHPSHGHDLQRCLETILKGFKEASQQLDQKPDAISFAFPGPTDYPNGIIGDLENLPGFRGGVALGPMLEETFQVPVYINNDGDLFAYGEAISGFLPMVNQMLRKAGSTRQYKNLIGITLGTGFGAGLVRNNELIIGDNGAAGEIWVVRSKIHPHSFSEECVSIRAIKRVYGEHCPDCAAQDLSPKDIFEIAKGERSGHQEAARESFRQMGESIGEALASALTLFDGLVVIGGGLANAWPLFLPETIRELNSTIEKLDGRKVGRMEISAYNLEDESHTQEFIAGKVSRIKVPFSEKTVFYDSLKRTGIGITRLGTSKAVSIGAYAFALNEIDKMKVTEA
- a CDS encoding isoprenylcysteine carboxylmethyltransferase family protein, whose protein sequence is MALIEEMEQQGIFLFRHRGTLPIFILVAGLIFFVFSEYLRISLGEPPLWFDRYDQILALFFCLLGFSIRAYTVGHSAKNTSGRNTAKQVADEVNTTGIYSAVRHPLYVGNFFMWLGVAVLTMNVWFILTFILLYWVYYERIMFAEEQYLRQKFGEVYLEWARRTPAFIPRFRNWEKPALKFNLKKVLKKEKTGLLAVFSVLFLFDFLQDSIRKGLPDLKIDFWVIAFIFSLIFYFFLKSSQNRLSFLREEA
- a CDS encoding mechanosensitive ion channel domain-containing protein, with the protein product MENLGLEGGNLSNIMEMINSFLVTYGLKLIGAIAALIIGFWLIKKFSKFLQKTFEKREMEASLASFLRTFITIALKVLVVISILGMVGIQMTSFIAIIGAVGLAVGLALSGTLQNFAGGVILLLLKPFKAGDFIEAQGFLGSVQEVQIFNTILNTPDNKRIIIPNGPLSTGPMTNYSALPTRRVDWVFGIGYGDSFPKAKEVLSKLISNDSRILKDPEPAIVLSSLSDSSVDITVRAWVNGADYWAVFFEMQEKVYDVFAKEGINIPFPQMDVHLHQQK